The sequence AAATACTCCTCCATTACCACCTCACCTACTTGTCTGGCTTCATtctccagaattaggtccagctctGCATTGTCCCTTGTTGAaccctctacatattgagctaaaaagttctcctgcatacattttaagaactccactccgtttaagcccttaacactatgactatcccaattaatgttgggcaaGTTGAAATCACCTCATCTGATTagccgattattattatttttacacacctgtGCAAATTGTGCACACATTTGCTCCTCATTTACCTGCTGATGATCTAGGGGTCTGTAATAAATGGCAAGCAATGtgactgtcccttttttattcctaagaCTAAACCACAAAGATTAATTTGTTGCCCCTCCAAGATATCGGAtgtgatctaaccaaattggagCAGAGTCCCGTAAAGAGATAATTTAGGCCAATGTTTCCCGACGCTCGCAGCAAAAAAGTAAAGGTCATTCAGCCTCGCCTTACTCCTTTGAAACATAATACTGCTGTACTCTCTCTGACTTGGTTGCTTTAATGTGTTATGCTGTATCCTTATTCTGCTCACAGtctgtgtcccctcccccagccaaattagtttaaacaatTCTCTGGGTAGATTGTAAATGTACCCTTCCGACAGGCACATGCTGTGCCTTCCTGATTCCAGTGTTCTGGTTTCACCCAAGTGACAGGTTTTTTGCCATTTAAtggaggggggaggttggggaacaGACACACAGGTGGAGTTTGAGAGAAAAGGCAGTAGAGGTGACCGAAGATGCTGTGAAAGAGGTCATTGGGGAGGGAGGCTTTGAACCTGGAGAGATGAAGCAGGAAGATGATTGGGGATAGGAATGTGGGGCAGATGTAGGTGAGGAGTAACCGGCAGATGTGCGACTTATTGTCAAAGAGAGGAAGGTGTGagagatttagatcgtttggagacttgggcagagagatggcagatggagtttaatccggacaaatgtgaggtaatgcattttggaaggtctaatgcaaggaagggattatacagtgaatggtgtaaccctcaagagtattgacagtcagagagatctaggtgtgcaggtccacagatcactgaaaggggcaacacaggtggataaggtcgtcaagaaggcatacggcatgcttgccttcattggctggggcattgagtataagaattggtaagtcatgttgcagctgtatagaaccttagtgaggccacacttggagtatagtgttcaattctggtcgccacactactagaaggatgtggaggctttagagagggtggagaagagatttaccaggctgttgcctggtatggagggcattaggtatgaggagcggttgaataaatttggtttgttctcactggaatgacggaggttgaggggggacctgatcgaggtctacaagattatgaggaccatagacagagtggatagtcagaggctttttcccaggttagaagggtaaattactaggggacataggtttaaggtgagaggggcattgtttagaggagatgtacgaggcaagttttttacacagagggtagtgggtgcctggaattcgctgccggaggaggtggtggaagcagggacgatagtgatatttcaggggcatcttgacaaatacatgaataggatgggaatggagggatacggaccccggaagtgcagatgattttagtttagacgggcagcatggtcggcacaggcttggagggccgaagggcctgttcctgtgctgtacttttctttgttctttgctcttttgtTCTAAAAACTCTTACCTTtctctcagaaggctgtggattcaagtcccactccacagatttgagcacaaaaacctcggctgacattgagggagtgctgcattgacagAAGTGCCACATTTCAGTTCTGAAGTTAAACCGAAGCCCTATCTTCCCCGTCAAGTGGGTGTGAGAGATTACACAGTTATCTGAAGGACAGGGAAGTTCCCCGTCGTGGCCGAGCCAGTATTTAtcactcaatcaacatcacagagaGAGATTTTCACAAGAGGTTCAAGTTCCTTTCCTGCAATTTTTTCTCTTTCTATCAACGTTTTctctttctgggcagcacggtggcgcagtaggttagctctgttgcctcacggcgccgaagccccaggttcgatcccatctctgggtcactatcccggtggagtttgcacattctccccgtgtttgggtgggtttctcccccacaacccaaagatgtgcaggttagatggattggccacgctaaattgtcccttaattaaaacaaaaacaaaaaaaaaaaactttttctctTTCTATCGAACTGTTTTGCAACAATACAACCCCAGCTGAACCAACCATAATCATTCCCATAACCAACAACAAAAATGCTTCTGTACAAATGACCTTGGACGTCATGACCTCAGAtcttcccaaagtgctttatggAATTCTGCTCTTCTGACTGGCATCCTGCACATTTTCCCTTTTGCCctttccaccccatcccacagCTAATATGGCAGTCAGTCTCCTCTCCTTCTGAATATAcggcctctgtccccccccccccccccccaccccttcctgctCCGTCTCTCACAGCCTCTTCCATCATCGATCTCTTCTTCATTTTACCATTAAGCATTTTTCAATTTGATGCAGGAAATGCAATGGCCGAGTTTAGCATGGTAAGATCCCACAATTAGCAATATGAACAACATTTTCAGCTATTTTTAAATTGCTGTTGATTGAGAGATACATATTGGCTCAGACCCCGGGGATAACACCCTGCACTCTTTCAAATAGTGCTACGGAATATTTTCTACCGAACTTAATAATGaataaaaaacaggttaaagggatatggacaacaggtgggaggtggatttgagaccaggaagagatcattgatgtgattgaatggcggaacaggctcgaagggctgaattgccgactactgctcctaattcctatgttcctatgaagtGAAGCTTGGCTGAATGTCACATTCAAAGGATGACACCTcagacagggcggcactccctcagtattgcctgGGGTGTGTCAGTCTGAAGCTGTGCTGAAGTCTGTAAAGTGGAACTTGAACCAGCAAATAGTTACCAGAGAGGTAAGAGAGCTCACACTGAGTCACACCTGTCTGCTTTCCTCTTCTGCCTTTGATTAAATCGTATGTCCCTGATTTTTTTCGACAGGCTATTAACCCGATCGCCATGTCAGCAGAAGAGGCACAGGTCGTGACAAAGGTTAACAGCAGCATCAAGATGCTGTGTGCGGCAGAGGAGATCAAGAAAGATCTGGAACTGACCATGAAGCCCTATGCCAACTGGGAGGAGTTTCTGACACCTGGGCCCATCTCCATCGCGATTTTAGGTGAGCTGATATTCATTTCCGCGGCAGAGGCGTTCCAGGTGAAGCTCAACACAGCTGGGAAAACATTCCGCTTTTTACGCTACCCAGAATCGTTCCATGCCTGCTTGATGCAGCTGAGTGACCAGGGATGGAAAGCTTTCAACAAAGCTCACAAGAATATGGACCAGATCCGGCTCAACACCTTGACAGCTCCGAAGCACCTGGCCAGCGCAGTGCAGGTGCTGAGTCGCGACCCAAAGGTGATCAAAGCCATGCTGCCCAGCCGCCTGAACAGCATCAAAAAGGTGGCGGAGCAGTGCCAGTGCCTAGCGGCTTCTGTCGAGGAGGAATTTGCCTCGCTCATTGAGCTGGTCCAGGAATTGCTGGAATTCTGTGCTAGCTCCCGAACAGAGCACCATGCAGCCCTGGACCAGGTCAAACAGACGCTAGCGGAATCCCAGTTCAGGAAAGAAGCAGCGGAGAAGGAAAAGAAGAGGGTGGATTCTCAGTTCAGTGAGATATCCACCAAGATGGAGGAGGTCCATGCCAATTACCGAAAGGCAGTGAAGATGATCCCCACTGGGAAAAACCTGGTTGGCGTTTACGTCACGCAGTCTTTGCTTGACCTGACAAACCGTCTTGCCACAGAGTTGGTGACAATGGGTCTGACTGAGCCATTGAGCCTAGCCATTGAAATCACTGAGACAGCAGCACATCATAtaaagaagaatgtgcaaaaaaCAAAACCATCAAGTTCCCCAACTGAAGACGCAAACAATAGCTCAGGGGACCCAACCGGCATCTATTTGAAAGGGATGGAGATGGTGCTGGCCAGCACATTGCTTCAGGACCTTGTTTCTGAGAGTGGAGCCATTGACACCAGCAAGTTGCCCAATGCCAACTCGCAGAACAGCAGCTCTGCTGACTGCAAGCTCATGTTTCAGAACAGCTTGAGCAAGATTGAGCAGCAGGAAGATTGCAGCACCAAGAAAACAGCCCTGAAATTGTGTCAGGAGGGGATCACTACATGTGAGCTTCTGGAGGAGGTCGCTAAGTGTGAGAAGCCCGATGAGGCGCAGTTGGAAAGTCTTGGTGCAGCCATCAAAGAGCAGAATGCCAATGTTCTAAAGTATCTTGCAGACATCAAAAGATCCACCAATGTTCCAGCCCTCACTCCCCAACCGCCAAATCTAACCAATGCTGCCGATCTGGAGAAGGTGCAAGAAGGTCTGTCGAAATTGGTCCTGGATCAAGCCCGCATGAAGGTGGAACAAACTGAAAAACAATTAAATTACACCAGAGATGAGTATCAAAGAATGTCTGAAAAAAAGGATAAGGTGACTCAGGACCTTGATGAGATCTTGGTCACCATGATGAAATGTCAGGTGAAGGAGATAGACTATGACACAACTCTCAAGCTGCTCGTGACAGGCCTGGATGCATTGAGCCAAGTCAAGGAGCAGTGGGCCAAGATGAGCAACTTCTTCCAAATGATGTCCAATCTGATTGCGGTCTCTCTCAATGACACCCTAACACAGTTCACTAGTGACAGTGAGGCCTGTGAGGCATTCCCAGGATATTCTGAGGACTCGTTTGTTAAGGACATGATCTACACAGAAGCCTTTCAGGCTTGTAACATTGCTAACCTGTGCCACATGATCTCAGGGACTTATGTGGAGATCTCTCAGAAGCACCTAAGGGACCAAGTCACCAGTTTGGAGACATACATCAATCTGAGTCCCTCTGACCCGATGTTTAATATAAAGCGCACCAAACTTCAGGAAGGTTACACAGCCACAAAAGAGGCAGTGAACCAACTAGTCGTGAAGAACAAACAGGAATTTGAGATGCAAATACAACAGAGGATTGATAACATCAACTCCACATTAAAGGACATGCTGCCTCTTACAGAAGGGCAATAGAGCAAGGTATTCAAGAGCACTCTGAAGGAGGATCAGAAGTTGAACATTAAGATGCTCCTCTAACTGACTGGAGACAGAATGTGCTGCAATGATTTGGAATTCATGCCTTCAATTTTCCCTGATGTACAAAGCCAGCCACAGATTTACCCTGTGTCGAATTCCCTCTCCCGCCTGTCAATCTACATGGATTCAAAGAGTTTTGCACATGGTCCAATGGAGGGGACTCATGGTAGGAGTTTGCTCCACGTGCATGTACTGTGTTGCCCCCTGCATATGTCTCCCCGGAGTGTCCGTCCCATGTGCAGAGGAGACAAATCCCAACAATCCTCCACAAGGACACGAGTCCAGTGATTCACCTcctctttctcttttgtttcatgtTACAGGAAAGCTTGCTCTTGTACAGTTTGTTCATGGATTCACAGTCTTGCACAATGACTGCCAATTGCTTTTTGGAGCGAATCAGCCCCAGGTTCCCCTCTAATCATGCACTATTCCAGCTTGACTGCATATTGCTGTTCATCCATCATCATTGAGTCAAAGTCATAAAACTCCCTGAAATGAACTACTTAGAAGTTTAGTCACTGTAGTTGGAAAGGAAAAACATCtgttaatttgtgcacagaaagctcAATAATCTATTTTGGTAAAGCTGGTTGAGGAAGAGATATTGACCAGGAGAATGGGGTTAACTCCCATGCTCTTCGAAATTGGATCCACTGAAAAGCGACTATAGACTATCTAATGTGGGATCTACTGTGAGTCAGACCTTAGACTCTCTAATGTGGCATCTACTGTGAGTCAGACCTTAGACTCTCTAATATGGGATCTACTGTGAGTCAGACCTTAGACTCTCTAATATGGGATCTACTGTGAGTCAGACCTCAGACTCTCTAATGTGGGATCTACTGTGAGTCAGATCTTAGACTCTCTAATTTGGGATCTACTGTGAGTCAGATCTTAGACTCTCTAACATGGGATCTACTGTGAGTCAGACCTTAGACTCTCTAATGTGGGATCTACTGTGAGTCAGACCACAGACTATCTAACATGGGATCTACTGTGAGTCAGACCATAGACTGTATAATGTGGGATCTACTGTGAGTCAGACCTTAGACTCTGTAACATGGGATCGACTGTGAGTCAGATCTTAGACTCTCTAACATGGGATCTACTGTGAGTCAGACCTTAGACTCTCTAACATGGGATCTACTGTGAGGCAGACCTTAGACTCTCTAATGTGGGATCTACTGTGAGTCATACCACAGGCTATCTAACCTGGGATCTACTGTGAGTCAGACCATAGACCGTCTAATGTGGGATCTACTGTGAGTCAGACCATAAACTCTCTCATGTGGGATCTACTGTGAGATAGACAATAGAGTCTCTAACGTGGGATCTACTGTGAGTCAGACCATAAACTCTCCTATGGGATATCTACTGTGAGATAGACAATAGACAATCTAATGTAGGATCTAGTGTGATTCAGACTATAGACTCTCTAATGTGGGATCTACTGCAAGTCAGACCATAAACTCTCTCACATGGGATCTACTGTGAGATAGACAATAGACtctaatgtgaaatgaaatgaaatgaaaatcgcttattgtcacgagtagccttaaaatgaagttactgtgaaaagcccctagtcgccacattccggcgcctgttcggggaggctgttacgggatctACGTTGGATCTACTGTGTTGGATCTACTGTGAGATAGACTATAGACTCTCTAATGTGGGATCTACTGTGAGATAGAAAGTAGACTCTCTAATGTGGGATCTACTGTGAGGCAGGCCATAGGCTATCTTATATGGAATCCACTATGAGTAGATGATGGGCTGCCTAACATGGATCCACTGGAAAGCAGACCACAAACTAATGTGGGATCCACTGTGAGACAGGCCACAGACTATCTAACATGGAATCCACTGTGAGGCAGGCTACAGACAATCTAACCTGCTCAGCAGTGCTCCTTCACCATACGAGTGGTTCCTGAAAGCAGTTCACAGCCATCTGCTGACAGCCAATTAACCTGTGCTGGCAAATGAATACTGGCTTTGTCCCCAAAATAACTGGAAATGAAACATTAACTGTCCTAGAAACCAGACAGTAAACTCAGAATGAGTATGATGGATTTACACACCCCATATACAAATCTAGTGGCACTGCAGTGAGGTATGGGTGGGTGAGCAGAGATGGCCCCCAGATgtgaaaataaaaaatatatttggttTTAATTCAAAGACTTTAAGAATGCTGGGATTGCAATAGCAAATTTGAGATGAACACAGCCACATCAGTCAAGGTAAGAGTTTGAGTATAAAGTCCCCAATAGGAATGAATCATCTTGGTCCTGCCCAGATAGCAGCTCCTGTAAGTCCATGAGTGATACATCATTGCTAAATGTGAGTTATGCAAATGAGGCTTGGTTCCAATATACAAATTAATTCAGTTATATTTAATGTATTCTGACCAAAGTACAACAAAAGTTTTAATAAATAATAATGAAAAGACATTGGGATAAAGTGACAACTTATTTTAGAATTTTCAATCTTTCTTTAGTTGTTGTAGACCATTCTCTGGCTAGGCTTGGAGCTGAAGGCGCAGAGTGGGAAAGAGCCTATTGTGGATCACATTCTCCTTGGCTTTCCTTCTTTCTCATTGAGAAAAACGTGGCCTCCACTGGGCTTATTCTCCTGATGGTTTAACCGAGAccagcctaccccccccccccccccccccccacacaccccctgccCTGGTGGGAATTGCCGGTACTCGCAGTGAATGAACTTTAGAATGGAACGCTGCATTTTTATTCTCCTGCCCCTGACATGACAGACTCATAAAACTCCACTCCATGAATTGGAATCACTGGTTACAAAGCTGATTTCCTACCCCCATGTAACAGGAAATGTTGTTTCTCTGAGGTGGGATCTAGTACAGTTACCTCCAGCCATGGCAACTGGTGTCATACATGCTCCACATCAAATGCCATTTATCTGACTCCATCTTGCTCCAGTCTGACTCTTAATTGTGGTAAGCACACTGAATCTCAATTCACACTTCACTCAGTCTGTGCAGATGACTTAATTCTGTGGCTGAGGAATTGAGTAGAGAGCATCCCTTTTTCAGGTGAGTAATACGTACTTCAGGGTACGACATTCAACACAGAGTGAGCGCAACCCATGATGGAAATGTGGCACATGCCTTATTGGTTAGCCAGAAGCCGTCAGCACAAAGGTGAGAAATTATCTGGAGGTGGAGCCCAGGACAGTAGGAGTGCCTCCTTCTGGCTCCATATTTACACGGCACGTTGcttcccaccacctcccacctGTCTCAGCCCCTCGTGATGCTTGTGACCAGTCTCCCAGCCACTCACCTCACTTGCCAACCCGCTCCCACCTGCTCTGGTGCCATGATGAATCCTGCAGCTCACCAGTAATATAcaaaccaggcagcacggtggcatagtggttagcactgtggcttcacagcgctagagtcacaggttcgattccccgctgggtcactatgcagagtctgcacattctccccgtgtgtgcgtgggtttcctccgggtgctccggtttcctcccacagtccaaagatgtgcaggttaggcggattggccatgataaattgcccttagtgtccaaaaaggttaggtggggttattgggttaaggggataggtcggtgcagactcgatggaccgaatggcctccttctgcactctatgttctgtgttctaccaGTGACCATTTCCAGTGGTTTTATCACTAATGCTACCAGAAGACATGCACTTGGGTCCCAACCCCATTCCCCACAATCACCACTGCAACCTGCAATCTTGGAATCACACATACAGGCACAGTAACGTAATGGGTATTTAATGGACTAATAATGCGGAGAATGTAAGTTGAAATGCCATAATTGGTCGTTTGGGAATTttaattcagtttaaaataaaactcTAGTTTCAGTAAACGTGACCAGGAAGCTGCTAATTGTATCAACAGCCTTCACCACGTGGACTGCGGTGGTGCAAGAAGGAGGCAGCTCTCCAGTACCTCTTCCTGTACCATGGACGGGCACTAATTGCTGCTCTTTCCAGTGATGACCATAATTCCAAAATGAATAGGTAATTGGCAATGCAGCTAAAAGTATTGGAGGGCCAATAGGTTGGTGCCGTGGGGTGATAGGGCGCATGCCCATGCGTGTGATTGTTTCAGGTGCTGCATTAGGGACAGGTAGAGAAGGCTACCCAGCTGGGGCATTGGCAGGGAGGAAGGACCATGGGATGCACGAGGAGCAGGAACCTGAATTGCTCCCCAGCTGAGCTGAATTCCTTGGGAAAAGAGCAGAATGGaataaaatgggcagcacggtagcatggtggttagcataaatgcttcacagctccagggtcccaggttcagttcccggctgggtcactgtctgtgcggagtctgcacgttctccccgtgtctgcgtgtgtttcctccgggtgcaccggttttctcccacagtccaaagatgtgcgggttaggtggattggccatgataaattgcccttagtgtcctaaaaaataaggttaatggggggagggggttactggtatagggtggatacgttagcttgagttgggtgatcattgctcggcacaacatcgagggccgaagggcctgttctgtgctgtactgttctatgttctaaaagtcaGTCTCTACAATCAGGGCAAAGTCACAATTCCTGCTGGCCTGAGTCCTGCTCCAAAACCACAAGATTCTACAAGACTCACAAGCTAGGATCTGTCCTTTAATTTGACAATTAAATCTTGTGGGATAATCAGGGGTCTGTTCGTTTCTGTAAGAAATGTTTACTGGCACAATATTTGGGTTCCTTAAAAATTCTCGCTTCTTTTCACTCGTCCTATTTTCAAAGGAAATTGCACAATGGCCAACTAATCCTCACATAATGTGTTCACTGTTTCAAGTTGATACTAATTGAAAGAGAGGGTtgtcttttatttcagattctatTTTCTATTCCCATGCACCCATTCACTCTCACTTCGTCAAGAAGGTGGAGGAGCTCACCCCAGAATACCTCACTGCTACTGATTACGAAGAAATGTGTTGCATTAAGGCTCAATTAGCCACCTTTAGATCTTTGTTTGTTTAGGCACCTGAACGTGGATCCCAGCTACagctcaacgcccccccccccccaccccacctcaaacaactccctccctaataccactgtgggtgtacctacaccacatggattgcagtggttcaagaagacggctcaccaccaccttctcaagagcaattatgcCAGTGGCGACTAACCACATGAACAGTAAAAAAGATTATCCTTGCAACGTGGAGCCCTGTGTTTGAATTCATTTTGAGATATTGGGAAAGTCTCCAGACTCCGCCGGAGGTGAACGATGAAAAAGTCTGGGTTATTCTCAGCCACTTCAGAATATACACACAAATCATCAACAGAACTCAAACTGCACCTACCGCCCATTTCCTACGTCAGATGTTCAAATATTTTCTGGAGGCAGTAAATGGAAATGTCAGGCTGGGCGGTGCCTTTCTGAGTTTGGAAGgtatagagtggaagtgagaaaaacctttttacacagaaggtagtgggaatctggaattcgctgcccgagttggtggtggaggcagaggccttaaactcttttaaaagatACCTGGACCCGCACCCGAAGTGCTGTAAACTACAGGGCCATGGACCAGGtgtaggaaggtgggattagaaagggcacctggttgAGCCTCCGGctggcatggacacaatgggccgaatggcctccttctgtgccttaATTTTTCTGTCGTTCTATAAATATCCTACCTCTTATTAAGTCTATATCATTTTGTTCTGGATCCTTCGACCATCGGGTCTTCCTATTCACTCTATTTAGATCCCTGTTTTTAAAGTCATAGGGCAGGATTCCTGGCCCCTCGCCGGGGGGAGGCAGAGAATCtgggcccgggggtgcccccacggtggcctggcccatgatcggggcccaccgatccgcgggcgggcctgtgccatgggggcactctttccctccgtatcGGCTGCTGGGGACCtttgccatggccggtgcagagacgaactcccctgcgcatgcgctgggatgatgccagcacacgctggcactcccgcgcatgcgccaacttgcgccagccggcagaggcccttcagcgctggcTGGCGCAGCACCATGCCCTTTCCGCGTTGGTTGGCCTAGCCCCTGATACCACCCCTTGTGTTTATATGGCTAGCctagttcagtttctaatcaatagTAACCGGCAGGAAAtttatagtggaggattcagtgatagcaatgccgttgaatgtcaaagggcagtggttagatcttctcttgctGGATATGGTCGTTGCCTAGCacgtgtggtgcaaatgttatttgccacttgcagCCCAAGCATGAATGTTGTCCaaatcttgctacatttggacatagactgcttcagtatctgaagagtcacaaatggtgcaattatcagcgaacatccccgctttgaccttatgatggaaggtagagggcagcacggtggcctagtggttagcacaaccgcctcacgacgctgaggtcccaggttcgatcccggctctgggtcactgtccgtgtggagtttgcacattctccccgtgtctgcgtgggtttcgcccccacaacccaaaaatgtgcagagtaggtggattggccacgctaaat comes from Scyliorhinus canicula chromosome 1, sScyCan1.1, whole genome shotgun sequence and encodes:
- the LOC119965317 gene encoding uncharacterized protein LOC119965317, with translation MAARHVAQMFTDAKLENLLDAMEERRATLYPGTGRRLRAGLFAAPGHIWQKLCKNLENGKKVKGRLAVNQTSSSNWFINLFAYQLRWEDNASQGWGASYECAKWNTQLPILMSKGMIKDGESCSGSNQSNHVESGSRHSEHISHCGYKDGQELLTTSQNLGMHLCDGARWCELTISSLTALKLFCYQGDLGRYSNYEATQDQDPFTSPSAILPGNPITQPERIIKVINLYQCVYKQTRHKAINPIAMSAEEAQVVTKVNSSIKMLCAAEEIKKDLELTMKPYANWEEFLTPGPISIAILGELIFISAAEAFQVKLNTAGKTFRFLRYPESFHACLMQLSDQGWKAFNKAHKNMDQIRLNTLTAPKHLASAVQVLSRDPKVIKAMLPSRLNSIKKVAEQCQCLAASVEEEFASLIELVQELLEFCASSRTEHHAALDQVKQTLAESQFRKEAAEKEKKRVDSQFSEISTKMEEVHANYRKAVKMIPTGKNLVGVYVTQSLLDLTNRLATELVTMGLTEPLSLAIEITETAAHHIKKNVQKTKPSSSPTEDANNSSGDPTGIYLKGMEMVLASTLLQDLVSESGAIDTSKLPNANSQNSSSADCKLMFQNSLSKIEQQEDCSTKKTALKLCQEGITTCELLEEVAKCEKPDEAQLESLGAAIKEQNANVLKYLADIKRSTNVPALTPQPPNLTNAADLEKVQEGLSKLVLDQARMKVEQTEKQLNYTRDEYQRMSEKKDKVTQDLDEILVTMMKCQVKEIDYDTTLKLLVTGLDALSQVKEQWAKMSNFFQMMSNLIAVSLNDTLTQFTSDSEACEAFPGYSEDSFVKDMIYTEAFQACNIANLCHMISGTYVEISQKHLRDQVTSLETYINLSPSDPMFNIKRTKLQEGYTATKEAVNQLVVKNKQEFEMQIQQRIDNINSTLKDMLPLTEGQ